The genomic window TCTTGTGTGACAAATCAAAGATCGGATAAGATTTAGATTGGAAGCTCCATGTGCAGAAAAGATTTTGGCCATAGCCTCGACTTTGGCAGTCCTCGTAAAAAAGAGGATTGCCATCTTGAAATCGCCAAGGTCATATTTTACCGTCATGCTGCGTAAAAATACAAAATTAAGGGCTTAAACAAATAGCTTTTAAATATTGTTTTATTGCTCAATTTCGATCTTTTATTAAAACCTTATTTCTGCCGGATGACAGACAAAATTTCAATTCGACCTTTCCTTCTAACTGACAAGGATCGACTGATAGAAATCGCTAACAACAGAAACATTTATACAAATCTCCGGGATGCTTTCCCGCATCCATATACTTCTGAACATGCTGAGGTATTTCTCCAAAAGGCGATTTCTGCAAGACCTTCACAACTAATGGCTATTCTGTGTAATGATCATTATGTAGGTAATATTGGCATTCATCCAGGGCAGGATGTCTATAGAAAATCAGCAGAGTTGGGTTACTTCATTTCTGAAGATCATTGGAACAAAGGGATTGCAACGCAGGCAGTAGCGATCATGGTAGAATATACTTTTGCAAATTTCCAATATGTTAGAATATATGCGAGTGTATTCGACTACAACAAAGCATCGACGAAAGTTTTGGAAAAAAACGGTTTTCTTTTTGAAGGCAGCTCCACAAAATCCATTTATAAAAACGGAAATTACTACAATGAACTTCACTATGCCTTAGTGCGATAGTAATTCATTACTTCATACAATTTGCTTCAAAATTGCTATAAAATTGCAGAATACTCTGACCGGCATTTTTCAATTTGTCACATTCCTGTGATAACTCTTTACAATTGATTGCCTCAGCATTTTTAAGTGAATAAACTCCTGCAAACGATCTATCATACTTTTGTACAAAGATCAATGAAGAATCTATCACCGCATAACGGTCATCATAATTGTAAATAGCAAAATCCCGCTTACTGTTGTTTAAATCCACACCAAAAGTATTGTTCGTATAGCTCAAATTTAAATAAGAAAGTATCGTAGGCATTACGTCGATTTGGGTACCAAATCCAGAAACCAAATTACCGACAGTCACTGAAGGATCAAACAGAATGAATGGAATTGAATTATAACTAAGCGCCACAGGTAAATCTGTCGTTTGTGGAATCCCGTGGTCAGCTACAAAAACGAAAATACTATTTTGGTACCAGGGTGATTTTTTTGCCCTCTCAATAAAAATCCTCAATGCCGCGTCTGCATAATGAATGGCATTGGTCCGATCATCACTAAACTCGCGTTTGAAATATGGTGGAGTGTAAAAGGGTGTATGATGGCTCGAAGTAAGGAGCACCGAAAAAAATGGAGTTGTTTCACGGTCCATTAGGTCAGCAGCATGTCGAAGCATCACATCATCCACAACACCTAAGTTCGTGTGTTTATCTTCAAACTTGTATTCATCGTCCGAAAAAACTTTATCAAAATCATTCTTATATAAAAATCCCTCGATATTATCAAATTGACCGTCATGGGTGGTAAAAAACAAATTGGTATAATTTAGCTTTTTAAGCTCGGCAGGAATACCGTGGTATTTCTTTTCAGAGAATTTTAAAGGGTGATAGGTTGAAATGGAGGGAAAAGAATATAAGGTGCTGAATATTCCATTGAAAGTATGAATACCATTTGAGAAAACAGGAGAAAACACTCTGCTTAAATCGGAAAGAGAGTCAAGAAATGGTGTTGTGTTTAATTTCATTTGGCTAGTAAAACAACATTTTCCCATGCTTTCCATCAGAATGAGGATGATGTTTTTTCTGCTGGCTGCTGTATATCGGACTTGTCTTTCAATCGAACATGGATCTGCAGAATTTGAGTTTATCCACTGCCTGAAATAATTCGCAGCTCTTTCATTGTCGGTAAGAGATAATTTATTTTTTACAATTTGTCGTTGATCCAACACAGATCTGATCAATGTAAAATTTGGGTTAAGCCCCAATTCATTAATAAAATGATGGTTTGAAAAATACGCAGTTCCGACTCGTATCGGAGATTTAATATCAATTCTTCCCCTCATAGAAAGAAATAAAAAAAAGACGAGTCCGAGTTTCCAGATCCAATTTAATGCATTTTTCTCAGATCGCGAAGCCAAATAATGAACATACCTCATCCACAATATGCCTATAATCAAAATGCCAATCAATGGCAACAAAAAAGCAATATCCTGTACAACCAATCTGATTACAAACCAAGGTGAATCTATCCAATGGAAAACTGCATAATTCAATCGTTGTGCATATTGCCCAAAATATATAATGTCAATGGTCGAAACAATAAAAGCCAATAAACACATGGTGCCTGCAAAGTAAATGAACGCTTTTGATGCGTTTTTGCCTGAATAAGATTCCCCTACTACGGCCACCAACATTGGCAAAGCAAAGATATACGCCAAAATTACCATGTCGAACCTCAGACCCATCAATAGTGCTTGTGGAATCAAAGAAATCGCATGAGAAGCTTCTTCAAAATGAATACCTAGTAATATCAGTCTGAAAATCGTAAATATAATTAGAGCTACTAAATACAACTTGAGCAAAGTACGAACGATCATTTAACTGTCATTTTGCATCCAAAGTCAGCTTGCCGACTTGTACTTTTTGAATAAATATAAACTTTCAGATCCTTTGTTTTTTGTTTAGAAAAGTGAATCAACATATTCATTAAATGCCCTTACATTAAATTTGCTCCAAGTTCGACCTTGAGGTATTGTCCGGTAAAACTGCTTTCTATTTTAGTGAGTTGTTCCGGAGTACCAAATGCAACTACCTGACCACCATTCTTACCACCTTCGGGACCTAAATCCAAAACATAATCTGCAACTTTTATCACATCCAAATTATGTTCTATAACCATGACTGTATTTCCTTTGTCAACCAAGCGCTGCAATACAGCCAATAAATGTCTAATGTCTTCAAAGTGCAATCCAGTCGTAGGTTCATCTAAAATGTAAAGAGTTTTTCCTGTATCCTTTTTAGAAAGTTCTTCTGATAATTTTACCCTTTGAGCTTCACCACCGGATAATGTTGTAGCCTGTTGACCCAGAGTAATATAATCCAGCCCTACTTCGTGCAATGTTTTTAATTTTCGATAAATGGATGGCACGTGTTCAAAAAATACTACTGCTTCCTCCACTGTCATATCCAATACGTCACCAATGGATTTTCCTTTGTATAATATTTCCAGTGTTTCTCTGTTGTACCTTTTTCCTCCACAGCTCTCGCAGTGAACGTAAACATCAGGTAAAAAATTCATTTCAATCACCCTCATTCCACCACCTTCACAGGTCTCGCATCTCCCTCCTTTCACATTAAATGAAAATCTTCCCGGTTTATATCCTCTGATCTTAGATTCGGGATGATTGGAAAACAAATTGCGAATATCGCTGAAAACATTGGTGTAAGTTGCCGGATTTGATCTTGGGGTTCTTCCGATAGGGTTTTGATCTATTTCGACAACTTTATCCAAAAAATCAATTCCCTCTATTTTATCGTATGCCAGTGGCCGTTGGAGACTATTGTAAAAATACTCCCTCAATATTGGATATAAAGTTTCATTGATCAATGTCGATTTTCCACTACCAGAAACTCCAGTCACACAAATAAATGTTCCGAGTGGAAATGCTAAACTCAATTGCTTTAAATTATTTCCATTGGCATTATACAATTTTAAAAAATTGCCATTTCCTTTTCTTCGTTTCTTTGGAATTTCGATTTTTAAATTTCCGTTTAAAAATTGTGCAGTAAGCGAATTTGATTTTAAAAATTGTCGCGGGGTTCCTTCTGCGACCATTTCACCTCCGTGTTTACCAGCTCCAGGACCCAAATCAATAATATAATCCGATGCCAACATAATATCCTTATCATGTTCTACAACAAGGACAGTGTTCCCTATTGAAGTAAGTTCTTTGAGAGATTTTATCAAACGATGGTTGTCTCTTTGGTGCAATCCTATGGATGGTTCGTCGAGAATATAGGTGATACCTGTTAGTTGCGAACCAATTTGTGTAGCCAGACGAGTGCGCTGAGATTCTCCCCCGGATAAGCTGACTGCTGACCGATTGAGACTGAGATAATCCAAACCTACATACATTAGAAATCCAACTCTGATTCGCAGTTCTTTTAGAACATCTTTTCCAATTGTCAATTGTTTTTTTGAAAAAGTATTCTCGGCATTCTCCAACCAGGCATAAAGTTCAGAGATATCCATCCGCGCTAAATCGGCAATATGCTTATCAGCGATTTTGAAATATAATGATTCTTTCTTCAAGCGATTACCCTCACAGGTAGGACACAAAGAAATCACCATAAAATCTTCTGCAAATTTTCTTATTTTTTCAGAGCTTGTCTCCTCGTACCATCTGTGCAACATCTTGCATAATC from Saprospiraceae bacterium includes these protein-coding regions:
- a CDS encoding GNAT family N-acetyltransferase codes for the protein MTDKISIRPFLLTDKDRLIEIANNRNIYTNLRDAFPHPYTSEHAEVFLQKAISARPSQLMAILCNDHYVGNIGIHPGQDVYRKSAELGYFISEDHWNKGIATQAVAIMVEYTFANFQYVRIYASVFDYNKASTKVLEKNGFLFEGSSTKSIYKNGNYYNELHYALVR
- a CDS encoding LTA synthase family protein, translated to MIVRTLLKLYLVALIIFTIFRLILLGIHFEEASHAISLIPQALLMGLRFDMVILAYIFALPMLVAVVGESYSGKNASKAFIYFAGTMCLLAFIVSTIDIIYFGQYAQRLNYAVFHWIDSPWFVIRLVVQDIAFLLPLIGILIIGILWMRYVHYLASRSEKNALNWIWKLGLVFFLFLSMRGRIDIKSPIRVGTAYFSNHHFINELGLNPNFTLIRSVLDQRQIVKNKLSLTDNERAANYFRQWINSNSADPCSIERQVRYTAASRKNIILILMESMGKCCFTSQMKLNTTPFLDSLSDLSRVFSPVFSNGIHTFNGIFSTLYSFPSISTYHPLKFSEKKYHGIPAELKKLNYTNLFFTTHDGQFDNIEGFLYKNDFDKVFSDDEYKFEDKHTNLGVVDDVMLRHAADLMDRETTPFFSVLLTSSHHTPFYTPPYFKREFSDDRTNAIHYADAALRIFIERAKKSPWYQNSIFVFVADHGIPQTTDLPVALSYNSIPFILFDPSVTVGNLVSGFGTQIDVMPTILSYLNLSYTNNTFGVDLNNSKRDFAIYNYDDRYAVIDSSLIFVQKYDRSFAGVYSLKNAEAINCKELSQECDKLKNAGQSILQFYSNFEANCMK
- the uvrA gene encoding excinuclease ABC subunit UvrA, which translates into the protein MESQSYFAEPEYIEIIGAREHNLKNLSLNIPRNQMVVITGLSGSGKSSLAFDTIYAEGQRRYMETFSHYARQFIGNLERPDVEKIDGLSPVISIEQKTTGWNPRSTVGTITEVYDLLRLLYARTADAYSHITGKKMVRYSEDQMIALIKEQFDQQNIVILAPIVRARKGHYRELFDQVRKQGFNKVRLDGKIIDLSPGLQTDRFKIHDIEIVIDRMQVKEERMDRLSYSIQTALKMGNDVLFILGQDNNELTPFSKKLVDPETGVSYDEPSPNTFSFNSPYGSCPHCKGLGTVHEIDLKQLIPDPEVSIADGGIAAIGELRDNYTFKQLKQIADRHHFTLKTAISKIPKKALDTILYGGDDSYPSPANGYLEGVYHLASEGLCKMLHRWYEETSSEKIRKFAEDFMVISLCPTCEGNRLKKESLYFKIADKHIADLARMDISELYAWLENAENTFSKKQLTIGKDVLKELRIRVGFLMYVGLDYLSLNRSAVSLSGGESQRTRLATQIGSQLTGITYILDEPSIGLHQRDNHRLIKSLKELTSIGNTVLVVEHDKDIMLASDYIIDLGPGAGKHGGEMVAEGTPRQFLKSNSLTAQFLNGNLKIEIPKKRRKGNGNFLKLYNANGNNLKQLSLAFPLGTFICVTGVSGSGKSTLINETLYPILREYFYNSLQRPLAYDKIEGIDFLDKVVEIDQNPIGRTPRSNPATYTNVFSDIRNLFSNHPESKIRGYKPGRFSFNVKGGRCETCEGGGMRVIEMNFLPDVYVHCESCGGKRYNRETLEILYKGKSIGDVLDMTVEEAVVFFEHVPSIYRKLKTLHEVGLDYITLGQQATTLSGGEAQRVKLSEELSKKDTGKTLYILDEPTTGLHFEDIRHLLAVLQRLVDKGNTVMVIEHNLDVIKVADYVLDLGPEGGKNGGQVVAFGTPEQLTKIESSFTGQYLKVELGANLM